One genomic segment of Natrialbaceae archaeon AArc-T1-2 includes these proteins:
- a CDS encoding 2Fe-2S iron-sulfur cluster-binding protein, with translation MDRPDDVDDPTDETHAVTLVRADGSVEVLAVDPGETVVDAANAAGVSIPYGCLYGACGTCTARLLGGEFEYCEPPRALKPEARNRGFVLACIATPTADCRLRVGHAIQAEAVGTPWK, from the coding sequence ATGGACCGACCGGACGACGTAGACGACCCGACGGACGAGACCCACGCCGTCACGCTCGTCCGAGCCGACGGCAGCGTGGAGGTACTCGCCGTCGATCCGGGCGAGACCGTCGTCGACGCCGCCAATGCCGCTGGCGTCTCGATCCCGTACGGTTGTCTGTATGGAGCCTGTGGAACCTGCACTGCACGACTGCTCGGTGGGGAGTTCGAGTACTGCGAACCGCCTCGAGCACTGAAACCCGAAGCCCGAAACCGAGGATTCGTCCTCGCTTGCATCGCGACGCCGACGGCGGACTGCCGGCTCCGCGTCGGCCACGCGATTCAGGCCGAAGCCGTCGGAACGCCTTGGAAGTGA
- a CDS encoding selenium-binding protein SBP56-related protein — protein MSETHDHTGDHDHDHDHDHEHEHPDVGGPGYPTPAAMRTESGRERTAYVMAPRVGMETEGHDVVGVVDLDPDSETYSELVDVVEMPNRGDELHHFGWNACSSSCHVGDLARQYLVVPGQRSSRIHIIDVEDPRDPEMVRVIEPEEVFEYDLSAPHTVHCVPGGKIIISMLGNADGELPGGFLQLDQEDFSIDGRWEADRGEMAMNYDYWYQPRHNVLVSSEWAAPETYYPGFDLDDVEDGNYGDSLHIWDWESREHVQTLAFGEDGQIPLEVRMSHNPEETQGYVGAALSSNMIHFYEESEGTWDWDVVIDEEPREHPDWDMPVPPLITDIVLSLDDQYLFFSNWLHGDVRMYDVSDMGNPRLVDRIWAGGLFGDRQVVQGTEIRGAPQMLQLSRDGQRLYWTTSLFSSWDNQFYPEMAEEGSLMLKANVYPEEGRMELDEEFLVDFGEAPGGPARAHEIRWPGGDCTSDVWQ, from the coding sequence ATGAGCGAGACACACGATCACACAGGTGACCACGACCACGACCACGACCACGACCACGAACACGAGCACCCGGACGTCGGCGGACCCGGCTATCCGACGCCTGCAGCTATGCGGACGGAGTCCGGTCGTGAACGAACGGCGTACGTGATGGCACCTCGCGTCGGGATGGAGACGGAAGGACACGACGTCGTCGGCGTCGTCGACCTCGATCCCGACTCCGAGACGTACAGCGAACTGGTAGACGTCGTCGAGATGCCGAACCGAGGCGACGAACTACACCACTTCGGCTGGAACGCCTGCTCGTCGTCCTGTCACGTCGGCGACCTCGCCCGGCAGTACCTCGTCGTCCCCGGACAGCGCTCCTCGCGCATCCACATTATCGACGTCGAGGATCCACGAGATCCGGAGATGGTTCGGGTGATCGAACCCGAGGAGGTCTTCGAGTACGACCTCTCGGCACCCCACACCGTCCACTGCGTCCCCGGCGGGAAGATCATCATCAGCATGCTCGGGAACGCCGACGGCGAACTCCCCGGCGGCTTCCTCCAGCTCGACCAGGAGGACTTCAGCATCGACGGCCGCTGGGAGGCCGACCGCGGCGAGATGGCGATGAACTACGACTACTGGTACCAGCCCCGGCACAACGTGTTGGTCTCGAGCGAGTGGGCCGCACCCGAAACGTACTATCCCGGCTTCGACCTCGATGACGTCGAGGACGGCAACTACGGCGACAGCCTCCACATCTGGGACTGGGAGTCACGCGAGCACGTCCAGACGCTCGCATTCGGCGAGGACGGACAGATACCACTCGAGGTGCGGATGAGTCACAATCCCGAAGAGACCCAGGGCTACGTCGGCGCAGCGCTGTCTTCGAACATGATCCACTTCTATGAGGAAAGCGAGGGAACGTGGGACTGGGACGTCGTCATCGACGAGGAACCTCGCGAACACCCCGACTGGGACATGCCCGTGCCGCCGCTTATCACCGACATCGTGCTCTCGCTCGACGACCAGTACCTCTTCTTCTCGAACTGGCTCCACGGCGACGTCCGGATGTACGACGTCAGCGACATGGGTAATCCCCGGCTGGTCGACCGGATCTGGGCTGGCGGGCTCTTCGGTGACCGCCAGGTGGTTCAGGGCACCGAGATCCGCGGTGCGCCACAGATGCTCCAGCTCTCCCGGGACGGCCAGCGGTTGTACTGGACCACCTCGCTGTTTTCCTCGTGGGACAACCAGTTCTACCCCGAGATGGCCGAAGAGGGGTCGCTCATGCTGAAAGCCAACGTCTACCCCGAGGAAGGACGGATGGAACTCGACGAGGAGTTTCTGGTCGACTTCGGTGAGGCTCCCGGCGGCCCCGCCCGCGCCCACGAGATCCGCTGGCCCGGCGGCGACTGTACCAGCGACGTCTGGCAGTGA